Proteins from a genomic interval of Pristis pectinata isolate sPriPec2 chromosome 9, sPriPec2.1.pri, whole genome shotgun sequence:
- the ubtfl gene encoding upstream binding transcription factor, like isoform X8 has product MAWVLSGRAAGARTPSRGSSAGPGRERARRRLFSRARRVRPGRGRQVRAGGPGGGSGEARGSGRQSFSRCCEECRTGGAMTTVNGASEVSTSVQTITIKEEADLWSKDDLLWLLDRIKSLIPEGDCMKYKTTESHFNWEKVAFGPFTGEMCRTKWLKLSCEIRKYRTLSELLTDAEELVRNPYKGKKLKTHPDFPKKPLTPYFRFFMEKRAKYARIHPKMSNLDLTKILSKKYKELPEKKKLKYIEDFEQEKGHFGQAMAKFRDEHPDLLAEHKKSDIPEKPKTPQQLWYNHEKKAFLKVHPEVSPKELKDALRRQWSQLADKKRLKWISKALELQKEYEAAMKVYVEAHPDLIFEEPTKSVLTKAEQQLKDKFDGRPMKPPPNGYSLYCAEMMVNMKDVPSTERMVLCSKQWKIMSQKEKDMYQKRCEQKKKQYELEMQRFLESLPEEERERVLLKEKIGGSKVMNNVTGNAQNNGPQRLKPSAPSSPASPTSKEKYKKMERTLKAEHEQKMQNFLKESKDTGVPRKARLPESPKTAEELWEQAVVRDYLVKHQNDRKKVQSAMEAAWMAMEEEEKIPWIKKAADDQRRYKRELSESQCTTDTAPTTKKLKFDGEPKKPPMSGYQMFSQELLTSGELSHFGLKERMVEIGRRWQKLSQTQKEVYTKQVDQQQQEYKAELGIWLKSLSPQDRAVYKEYTSTKRKGPGKAGGPSAKARVTELVSSESSEGDDEGGDEDPERSDSSDSDEDGVESSGTSDSGSDSDEVNDEDVEGEGDQSEASSSSSFASSSSSDDEGSDSDSD; this is encoded by the exons atggcctgggTGCTGAGCGGGCGGGCGGCCGGGGCCCGGACACCCTCCCGCGGGAGCAGCGCCGGCCCCGGGCGGGAGCGAGCGCGACGGCGCCTCTTCAGCCGCGCTCGCCGTGTGAGGCCGGGGCGCGGCCGCCAG GTGAGGGCCGGGGGGCCGGGCGGAGGGAGCGGCGAGGCCCGGGGCTCCGGCCGCCAG TCATTTTCTCGGTGTTGTGAGGAGTGCAGAACTGGGGGAGCGATGACCACTGTGAATGGTGCTTCAGAGGTTTCCACCTCCGTTCAGACCATCACCATCAAGGAAGAGGCCG ATTTATGGAGTAAAGATGACCTGCTGTGGTTGTTGGATCGAATAAAGAGCCTCATCCCTGAGGGAGACTGCATGAAGTACAAGACCACTGAGTCTCACTTCAACTGGGAGAAAGTCGCATTCGGACCCTTCACAGGGGAAATGTGCCGTACGAAGTGGCTGAAACTGTCCTGTGAG ATCAGAAAATATCGCACACTGAGCGAACTGCTGACCGATGCGGAGGAGCTGGTGAGAAATCCATACAAGGGCAAGAAACTGAAG actcatCCTGATTTTCCCAAGAAGCCACTGACTCCATACTTCCGATTCTTCATGGAGAAAAGAGCCAAGTATGCCAGGATTCACCCAAAAATGAGTAACCTGGACCTGACCAAAATCCTCTCCAAGAAATAcaaggagctgccagagaagaAAAAG CTCAAGTATATTGAGGATTTCGAGCAGGAGAAGGGGCATTTCGGGCAGGCAATGGCCAAATTCAG GGACGAACACCCAGATCTTCTTGCTGAACACAAAAAGTCAGATATTCCAGAAAAGCCAAAAACGCCCCAGCAGCTATGGTATAATCATGAGAAGAAGGCTTTCCTCAAAGTCCACCCTGAG GTGAGTCCAAAGGAGCTGAAGGATGCCCTTCGCAGGCAGTGGTCTCAGCTGGCTGATAAAAAGCGTCTCAAGTGGATCAGCAAAGCCCTGGAGCTGCAGAAAGAATACGAG GCAGCAATGAAGGTTTATGTCGAGGCTCACCCCGATCTGATCTTCGAGGAACCCACCAAGTCCGTCCTCACCAAAGCTGAGCAACAGCTGAAGGATAAATTCGATGGGCGGCCGATGAAGCCACCACC GAATGGCTACTCGTTATACTGTGCAGAAATGATGGTTAACATGAAAGATGTCCCAAGCACTGAGCGCATGGTTCTGTGCAGCAAGCAATGGAAGATTATGTCACAGAAGGAGAAGGACATGTACCAGAAACGGTGTGAGCAG AAGAAGAAGCAGTACGAGTTGGAGATGCAGCGATTTCTTGAG AGCTTGCCAGAGGAAGAACGGGAGAGAGTGTTATTGAAGGAGAAGATTGGGGGAAGCAAAGTCATGAACAACGTCACAGGAAATGCACAAAACAATGGCCCTCAGCGGCTAAAACCTAGCGCTCCAAGCTCGCCAGCATCACCAACCAGCAAG gagaAGTACAAGAAGATGGAAAGGACCTTGAAGGCAGAGCACGAGCAGAAGATGCAGAACTTCCTGAAGGAGAGCAAGGATACCGGGGTCCCAAGGAAGGCAAGGCTACCTGAGTCCCCCAAAACAGCTGAGGAGTTGTGGGAGCAGGCAGTGGTTAGGGATTACCTGGTGAAGCACCAG AATGACCGCAAGAAGGTGCAGTCAGCAATGGAGGCAGCCTGGATGGCCatggaagaggaagagaagatTCCCTGGATTAAGAAGGCAGCAGATGACCAGAGGAGATACAAG AGGGAACTGTCCGAGAGTCAGTGTACGACAGACACAGCTCCGACCACCAAGAAGCTGAAATTTGATGGGGAGCCAAAAAAGCCACCAAT GAGTGGGTACCAGATGTTCTCTCAGGAGCTGCTGACGAGTGGGGAGCTCAGCCACTTTGGGCtgaaggagaggatggtggaaatCGGCCGGAGGTGGCAAAAACTCAGCCAAACCCAGAAAGAAGTGTACACGAAACAGGTGGATCAACAGCAGCAGGAATACAAGGCTGAGCTGGGGATCTGGCTCAAG TCACTTTCTCCACAAGACAGAGCTGTGTACAAGGAGTACACCTCCACG AAGCGCAAGGGTCCAGGCAAGGCGGGGGGTCCCTCGGCCAAGGCAAGGGTCACGGAGCTGGTCAGCTCG GAATCATCAGAGGGTGACGACGAAGGTGGGGACGAGGATCCTGAGAGGAGCGACTCTTCTGATTCCGATGAGGACGGAGTCGAGTCATCAGGGACATCCgacagtgggtcagacagcgaTGAGGTA aatgatgaggatgtggagggggagggggaccagTCTGAGGCCAGCTCTTCCTCCTCGTttgcctcctcttcctcctcggATGACGAGGGCTCTGACTCAGATTCCGACTGA
- the ubtfl gene encoding upstream binding transcription factor, like isoform X4 — protein sequence MAWVLSGRAAGARTPSRGSSAGPGRERARRRLFSRARRVRPGRGRQVRAGGPGGGSGEARGSGRQSFSRCCEECRTGGAMTTVNGASEVSTSVQTITIKEEADLWSKDDLLWLLDRIKSLIPEGDCMKYKTTESHFNWEKVAFGPFTGEMCRTKWLKLSCEIRKYRTLSELLTDAEELVRNPYKGKKLKTHPDFPKKPLTPYFRFFMEKRAKYARIHPKMSNLDLTKILSKKYKELPEKKKLKYIEDFEQEKGHFGQAMAKFRDEHPDLLAEHKKSDIPEKPKTPQQLWYNHEKKAFLKVHPEVSPKELKDALRRQWSQLADKKRLKWISKALELQKEYEAAMKVYVEAHPDLIFEEPTKSVLTKAEQQLKDKFDGRPMKPPPNGYSLYCAEMMVNMKDVPSTERMVLCSKQWKIMSQKEKDMYQKRCEQKKKQYELEMQRFLESLPEEERERVLLKEKIGGSKVMNNVTGNAQNNGPQRLKPSAPSSPASPTSKEKRKKNPNLTESELTRQLARMWNELSEKKREKYKKMERTLKAEHEQKMQNFLKESKDTGVPRKARLPESPKTAEELWEQAVVRDYLVKHQNDRKKVQSAMEAAWMAMEEEEKIPWIKKAADDQRRYKRELSESQCTTDTAPTTKKLKFDGEPKKPPMSGYQMFSQELLTSGELSHFGLKERMVEIGRRWQKLSQTQKEVYTKQVDQQQQEYKAELGIWLKSLSPQDRAVYKEYTSTKRKGPGKAGGPSAKARVTELVSSESSEGDDEGGDEDPERSDSSDSDEDGVESSGTSDSGSDSDEVNDEDVEGEGDQSEASSSSSFASSSSSDDEGSDSDSD from the exons atggcctgggTGCTGAGCGGGCGGGCGGCCGGGGCCCGGACACCCTCCCGCGGGAGCAGCGCCGGCCCCGGGCGGGAGCGAGCGCGACGGCGCCTCTTCAGCCGCGCTCGCCGTGTGAGGCCGGGGCGCGGCCGCCAG GTGAGGGCCGGGGGGCCGGGCGGAGGGAGCGGCGAGGCCCGGGGCTCCGGCCGCCAG TCATTTTCTCGGTGTTGTGAGGAGTGCAGAACTGGGGGAGCGATGACCACTGTGAATGGTGCTTCAGAGGTTTCCACCTCCGTTCAGACCATCACCATCAAGGAAGAGGCCG ATTTATGGAGTAAAGATGACCTGCTGTGGTTGTTGGATCGAATAAAGAGCCTCATCCCTGAGGGAGACTGCATGAAGTACAAGACCACTGAGTCTCACTTCAACTGGGAGAAAGTCGCATTCGGACCCTTCACAGGGGAAATGTGCCGTACGAAGTGGCTGAAACTGTCCTGTGAG ATCAGAAAATATCGCACACTGAGCGAACTGCTGACCGATGCGGAGGAGCTGGTGAGAAATCCATACAAGGGCAAGAAACTGAAG actcatCCTGATTTTCCCAAGAAGCCACTGACTCCATACTTCCGATTCTTCATGGAGAAAAGAGCCAAGTATGCCAGGATTCACCCAAAAATGAGTAACCTGGACCTGACCAAAATCCTCTCCAAGAAATAcaaggagctgccagagaagaAAAAG CTCAAGTATATTGAGGATTTCGAGCAGGAGAAGGGGCATTTCGGGCAGGCAATGGCCAAATTCAG GGACGAACACCCAGATCTTCTTGCTGAACACAAAAAGTCAGATATTCCAGAAAAGCCAAAAACGCCCCAGCAGCTATGGTATAATCATGAGAAGAAGGCTTTCCTCAAAGTCCACCCTGAG GTGAGTCCAAAGGAGCTGAAGGATGCCCTTCGCAGGCAGTGGTCTCAGCTGGCTGATAAAAAGCGTCTCAAGTGGATCAGCAAAGCCCTGGAGCTGCAGAAAGAATACGAG GCAGCAATGAAGGTTTATGTCGAGGCTCACCCCGATCTGATCTTCGAGGAACCCACCAAGTCCGTCCTCACCAAAGCTGAGCAACAGCTGAAGGATAAATTCGATGGGCGGCCGATGAAGCCACCACC GAATGGCTACTCGTTATACTGTGCAGAAATGATGGTTAACATGAAAGATGTCCCAAGCACTGAGCGCATGGTTCTGTGCAGCAAGCAATGGAAGATTATGTCACAGAAGGAGAAGGACATGTACCAGAAACGGTGTGAGCAG AAGAAGAAGCAGTACGAGTTGGAGATGCAGCGATTTCTTGAG AGCTTGCCAGAGGAAGAACGGGAGAGAGTGTTATTGAAGGAGAAGATTGGGGGAAGCAAAGTCATGAACAACGTCACAGGAAATGCACAAAACAATGGCCCTCAGCGGCTAAAACCTAGCGCTCCAAGCTCGCCAGCATCACCAACCAGCAAG GAAAAGCGGAAGAAGAACCCCAATCTCACGGAGAGCGAGCTGACACGCCAGCTTGCCAGaatgtggaatgaactgtcagagaaGAAAAGG gagaAGTACAAGAAGATGGAAAGGACCTTGAAGGCAGAGCACGAGCAGAAGATGCAGAACTTCCTGAAGGAGAGCAAGGATACCGGGGTCCCAAGGAAGGCAAGGCTACCTGAGTCCCCCAAAACAGCTGAGGAGTTGTGGGAGCAGGCAGTGGTTAGGGATTACCTGGTGAAGCACCAG AATGACCGCAAGAAGGTGCAGTCAGCAATGGAGGCAGCCTGGATGGCCatggaagaggaagagaagatTCCCTGGATTAAGAAGGCAGCAGATGACCAGAGGAGATACAAG AGGGAACTGTCCGAGAGTCAGTGTACGACAGACACAGCTCCGACCACCAAGAAGCTGAAATTTGATGGGGAGCCAAAAAAGCCACCAAT GAGTGGGTACCAGATGTTCTCTCAGGAGCTGCTGACGAGTGGGGAGCTCAGCCACTTTGGGCtgaaggagaggatggtggaaatCGGCCGGAGGTGGCAAAAACTCAGCCAAACCCAGAAAGAAGTGTACACGAAACAGGTGGATCAACAGCAGCAGGAATACAAGGCTGAGCTGGGGATCTGGCTCAAG TCACTTTCTCCACAAGACAGAGCTGTGTACAAGGAGTACACCTCCACG AAGCGCAAGGGTCCAGGCAAGGCGGGGGGTCCCTCGGCCAAGGCAAGGGTCACGGAGCTGGTCAGCTCG GAATCATCAGAGGGTGACGACGAAGGTGGGGACGAGGATCCTGAGAGGAGCGACTCTTCTGATTCCGATGAGGACGGAGTCGAGTCATCAGGGACATCCgacagtgggtcagacagcgaTGAGGTA aatgatgaggatgtggagggggagggggaccagTCTGAGGCCAGCTCTTCCTCCTCGTttgcctcctcttcctcctcggATGACGAGGGCTCTGACTCAGATTCCGACTGA